Proteins from a genomic interval of Stenotrophomonas maltophilia:
- a CDS encoding RidA family protein codes for MMERYDVGPRMSEMTVYNKVAYLSGQIPEDTSQDITGQTRQVLAEIDKLLALVASDRQHVLRAEVFLADMADFDGMNKAWDEWVVEGATPARATFEAKLAHAEWKVEIVVTAAVP; via the coding sequence ATGATGGAGCGTTACGACGTCGGACCGCGCATGTCCGAAATGACCGTGTACAACAAGGTCGCCTACCTCTCCGGCCAGATTCCGGAAGACACCAGCCAGGACATCACCGGGCAGACCCGGCAGGTGCTGGCCGAGATCGACAAGCTGCTGGCGCTGGTGGCCAGTGATCGCCAGCACGTGCTGCGCGCCGAAGTGTTCCTGGCCGACATGGCCGACTTCGACGGCATGAACAAGGCGTGGGACGAGTGGGTGGTCGAGGGCGCGACCCCCGCCCGCGCAACCTTCGAAGCCAAGCTGGCTCATGCCGAGTGGAAGGTCGAGATCGTGGTGACGGCGGCCGTGCCGTAA
- a CDS encoding DUF502 domain-containing protein → MSLEAPALVPRPSLQRLFLTGLLTLLPIWLTWVVVKFVFVLLSGISSPLVVPLSEQIATSFPHYLGWVRAEWIQDTIALLATLLVILAVGVASRRVLGQRLLRWVGAVIKRIPLASIIYDSAKKLLDMLQTEPGSTQRVVLIDFPHRDMKSVGLVTRVIKEHGTDRELAAVYVPTTPNPTSGYLEIVPVELLTPTDWTVDQAMSFIISGGAVAPSSVPFTRAGERAE, encoded by the coding sequence ATGTCGCTCGAAGCCCCCGCCCTGGTCCCCCGCCCCTCCCTGCAGCGCCTGTTCCTGACCGGCCTGCTGACCCTGCTGCCGATCTGGCTGACCTGGGTAGTGGTCAAGTTCGTGTTCGTACTGCTGTCGGGCATCTCCAGCCCGCTGGTGGTGCCGCTGTCCGAACAGATCGCAACCAGCTTCCCGCACTATCTGGGCTGGGTCCGCGCCGAGTGGATCCAGGACACCATCGCCCTGCTGGCCACCCTGCTGGTGATCCTGGCGGTGGGCGTGGCCAGCCGCCGCGTGCTGGGCCAGCGACTGCTGCGCTGGGTCGGCGCGGTGATCAAGCGCATCCCGCTGGCCAGCATCATCTATGACAGTGCCAAGAAGCTGCTGGACATGCTGCAGACCGAACCGGGCAGCACCCAGCGCGTGGTGCTGATCGACTTCCCGCACCGCGACATGAAGTCGGTCGGCTTGGTCACCCGCGTGATCAAGGAACACGGCACCGACCGTGAGCTGGCCGCGGTGTATGTGCCGACCACGCCGAACCCGACCTCGGGCTACCTGGAAATCGTGCCGGTGGAGCTGCTGACGCCCACCGACTGGACCGTCGACCAGGCGATGAGCTTCATCATTTCCGGCGGCGCCGTCGCACCGTCCAGCGTGCCGTTCACCCGCGCCGGCGAACGCGCCGAATGA
- the metG gene encoding methionine--tRNA ligase, whose amino-acid sequence MTRTALVTTALPYANGPLHLGHLVGYIQADIWVRARRMSGGKAWFVCADDTHGTPIMLAAEKAGVTPETFIANIQASHERDFAAFGVAFDHYDSTNSAANKALTEQFYLKLEAAGHISRRSVAQFYDPAKGMFLPDRYVKGICPNCGSPDQYGDNCEVCGATYAPTDLKEPRSVISGATPEMRDSEHFFFEVGHFDAFLREWLAGDVALPGVKAKLGEWLNAEGGLRAWDISRDAPYFGFQIPGQPGKYFYVWLDAPIGYLSSFQTLCGRIGEDFEAHLRAGTATELHHFIGKDIVNFHGLFWPAVLHGTGHRAPTRLHVNGYLTVDGAKMSKSRGTFVMARTFLDAGLEPEALRYYYAAKSGGGVDDLDLNLGDFIARVNADLVGKFVNLASRCAGFISKRFDGQLAAQLPDAAQYQRFVDGLAPIREAYERNDPAAAIRLTMTLADEANRYIDDVKPWVIAKQEGADAQLQAVCSQGLNLFRVLVTALKPVLPATAAQAEAFLAAPVNDWTDLAQPLLGHRITEYTPLFTRIDPKKIDAMIDASKDTLQPAAAAAPAAKTEAVKPAPAPAKEEASSADAPAYIGIDDFAKLDLRIGKVLACEFVDGSDKLLRFELDAGELGKRQIFSGIRASYGEPEKLVGRSVVFIANLAPRKMRFGLSEGMILSAGFDGGALALLDADSGAQPGMPVR is encoded by the coding sequence ATGACCCGTACCGCGCTCGTCACCACCGCCCTGCCCTACGCCAACGGCCCGCTGCACCTGGGCCACCTGGTCGGCTACATCCAGGCCGACATCTGGGTGCGTGCGCGGCGAATGAGCGGCGGCAAGGCCTGGTTCGTCTGCGCCGACGACACCCACGGCACGCCGATCATGCTGGCCGCGGAAAAGGCAGGGGTCACCCCGGAAACCTTCATCGCCAACATCCAGGCCAGCCACGAACGTGACTTCGCCGCGTTCGGCGTCGCCTTCGACCATTACGACTCGACCAATTCGGCGGCCAACAAGGCGCTGACCGAGCAGTTCTACCTGAAGCTGGAAGCGGCCGGCCACATCAGCCGTCGTTCGGTGGCGCAGTTCTACGACCCGGCCAAGGGCATGTTCCTGCCCGACCGCTACGTCAAGGGCATCTGCCCGAACTGCGGCAGCCCCGACCAGTACGGCGACAACTGCGAAGTGTGCGGCGCCACCTATGCGCCGACCGACCTGAAGGAGCCGCGTTCGGTGATCTCCGGTGCGACGCCGGAAATGCGCGATTCGGAGCACTTCTTCTTCGAGGTGGGCCACTTCGACGCGTTCCTGCGCGAATGGCTGGCCGGCGACGTCGCCCTGCCGGGCGTGAAGGCCAAGCTCGGTGAATGGCTCAATGCCGAAGGTGGCCTGCGTGCATGGGACATCTCGCGCGATGCGCCGTACTTCGGTTTCCAGATTCCCGGCCAGCCGGGCAAGTACTTCTACGTCTGGCTGGATGCGCCGATCGGCTACCTGTCCAGCTTCCAGACCCTGTGCGGCAGGATCGGCGAGGACTTCGAAGCACACCTGCGTGCCGGTACCGCCACCGAGCTGCACCACTTCATCGGCAAGGACATCGTCAACTTCCACGGCCTGTTCTGGCCGGCGGTGCTGCACGGTACCGGCCACCGCGCGCCGACCCGTCTGCACGTCAACGGCTACCTGACCGTGGACGGCGCCAAGATGAGCAAGTCGCGTGGCACCTTCGTGATGGCGCGTACCTTCCTCGACGCCGGCCTGGAACCGGAAGCGCTGCGTTACTACTACGCGGCCAAGTCCGGCGGTGGCGTCGACGATCTCGACCTGAACCTGGGTGACTTCATCGCCCGCGTCAACGCCGACCTGGTCGGCAAGTTCGTCAACCTGGCCAGCCGCTGCGCCGGCTTCATCAGCAAGCGCTTCGATGGCCAGCTGGCCGCGCAGCTGCCCGACGCGGCGCAGTACCAGCGCTTCGTCGATGGCCTGGCGCCGATCCGTGAAGCCTACGAGCGCAACGACCCGGCCGCGGCGATCCGCCTGACCATGACCCTGGCCGACGAAGCCAACCGCTACATCGACGACGTCAAGCCATGGGTGATCGCCAAGCAGGAAGGCGCCGATGCGCAGCTGCAGGCCGTGTGCAGCCAGGGCCTGAACCTGTTCCGCGTGCTGGTCACCGCCCTGAAGCCGGTGCTGCCGGCCACCGCCGCGCAGGCAGAGGCCTTCCTGGCCGCACCGGTGAACGACTGGACCGACCTGGCGCAGCCGCTGCTGGGCCACCGCATCACCGAATACACCCCGCTGTTCACCCGTATCGACCCGAAGAAGATTGACGCCATGATCGACGCCTCCAAGGACACCCTGCAGCCGGCCGCTGCCGCCGCTCCCGCCGCCAAGACCGAAGCGGTCAAACCCGCACCGGCACCGGCCAAGGAAGAAGCCAGCAGCGCCGATGCCCCGGCCTACATCGGCATCGACGATTTCGCCAAGCTCGACCTGCGCATCGGCAAGGTGCTGGCCTGCGAGTTCGTGGACGGTTCGGACAAGCTGCTGCGCTTCGAACTGGATGCCGGTGAACTGGGCAAGCGCCAGATCTTCTCCGGTATCCGCGCCAGCTACGGCGAGCCGGAAAAGCTGGTCGGCCGCAGCGTTGTGTTCATCGCAAACCTGGCCCCGCGCAAGATGCGCTTCGGCCTGAGCGAAGGCATGATCCTGTCGGCCGGTTTCGACGGCGGCGCGCTGGCGCTGCTGGACGCCGACAGCGGCGCACAGCCAGGCATGCCGGTCCGCTGA
- a CDS encoding DUF2147 domain-containing protein: MRKTFKTLLLALPLCLAALSAQAADGAAGRWKTIDDKTGKVKSIVEITEAANGTLTGKVVDILHSDKGPNPVCDGCEGANRNKPVKGMTILWNLKADGANKWSGGTILDPANGKTYKSKMELQPGGTKLDVSGCIAFICRAQTWQRE, translated from the coding sequence ATGCGCAAGACCTTCAAGACCCTGCTGCTGGCATTGCCGCTGTGCCTGGCCGCGCTCTCGGCGCAGGCCGCCGATGGTGCCGCCGGCCGCTGGAAGACCATCGACGACAAGACCGGCAAGGTGAAGTCGATCGTCGAGATCACCGAGGCCGCCAACGGCACGCTGACCGGCAAGGTGGTCGACATCCTGCACTCGGACAAGGGCCCGAACCCGGTCTGTGACGGATGTGAAGGCGCCAACAGGAACAAGCCGGTGAAGGGCATGACCATCCTCTGGAACCTGAAGGCCGACGGCGCCAACAAGTGGTCCGGTGGCACCATCCTCGACCCGGCCAACGGCAAGACCTACAAGTCGAAGATGGAGCTGCAGCCGGGCGGCACCAAGCTGGACGTGTCCGGCTGCATCGCCTTCATCTGCCGCGCGCAGACCTGGCAGCGCGAGTAA
- a CDS encoding HAD family hydrolase, producing the protein MELALFDFDHTVTTCDTYGRFLRRVATAEQLAQAWWKVGPWLLAYKLKLISAERIRVRVTRLTFSDRHSDDIATLAAGFSREFLPDVVRPEMLEQIRWHKEQQHTVVIVSGSLDLYLRPWCEQLGLQLICNRLESQDGRLTGRYAGGDCGPRKVEHIRRQFDLSRYVRIHAYGDSSEDKPMLALAHERWFRGKPLK; encoded by the coding sequence ATGGAACTGGCGCTGTTCGACTTCGACCACACCGTGACTACCTGCGATACCTATGGCCGTTTCCTGCGCCGCGTGGCCACCGCCGAACAACTGGCGCAGGCGTGGTGGAAGGTCGGCCCGTGGCTGCTCGCGTACAAGCTGAAGCTGATCTCGGCCGAACGCATCCGCGTGCGCGTCACCCGCCTGACCTTCAGCGACCGCCACAGTGACGACATCGCCACGCTGGCGGCCGGCTTCTCGCGTGAGTTCCTGCCCGACGTGGTGCGCCCGGAAATGCTGGAGCAGATCCGCTGGCACAAGGAACAGCAGCACACTGTGGTGATCGTGTCCGGCTCGCTGGACCTGTACCTGCGGCCGTGGTGCGAGCAGCTGGGTCTGCAGCTGATCTGCAACCGGCTGGAAAGCCAGGACGGACGCCTGACCGGTCGCTATGCCGGTGGCGACTGCGGCCCGCGCAAGGTTGAGCACATCCGTCGCCAGTTCGATCTGTCGCGTTACGTGCGCATCCATGCCTACGGCGACAGTTCTGAAGACAAGCCGATGCTGGCGCTGGCCCACGAGCGCTGGTTCCGTGGCAAACCCCTGAAATGA
- the gloA2 gene encoding SMU1112c/YaeR family gloxylase I-like metalloprotein, whose product MTADSDALLGIHHAALICSDYARSKDFYVRILGLRVLAENHRTARDSWKLDLALPDGGQLELFSFPSPPPRPSRPEAQGLRHLAFRVTALEPFIQRLAAHGVTCEPIRVDEYTGRRFTFFADPDDLPLELYEVG is encoded by the coding sequence ATGACCGCCGATTCCGATGCCCTGCTGGGCATCCACCACGCCGCACTGATCTGCAGCGACTACGCACGCTCGAAGGACTTCTACGTGCGCATCCTCGGCCTGCGCGTGCTGGCGGAGAACCATCGCACCGCACGCGATTCCTGGAAGCTCGATCTGGCCCTGCCCGACGGCGGCCAGCTGGAACTGTTCTCCTTCCCCTCGCCGCCGCCCCGTCCCAGCCGCCCGGAAGCCCAGGGCCTACGCCACCTCGCGTTCCGGGTGACTGCACTGGAACCCTTCATCCAGCGCCTGGCCGCGCATGGCGTGACCTGCGAACCGATCCGCGTGGACGAGTACACCGGCCGACGCTTCACCTTCTTCGCCGATCCTGACGACCTGCCGCTGGAGTTGTACGAAGTCGGTTGA
- a CDS encoding DUF4442 domain-containing protein, translating into MNARLFRFGINLWPPFLFTGIHVTRITPDYRQIDVELRLRPWNRNYVGTHFGGSLFAMTDPFWMLGLLHILGRDYYVWDRAGAIDFLKPGRGTVRTSFRIDDALLDELRAEAASGDKVLRWFSNDVVDESGEVVAQVRKQVYLRLKPHAR; encoded by the coding sequence ATGAACGCCCGCCTGTTCCGCTTCGGCATCAACCTCTGGCCGCCCTTCCTGTTCACCGGCATCCACGTCACCCGCATCACCCCCGACTACCGGCAGATCGATGTCGAGCTGCGCCTGCGGCCATGGAACCGCAACTACGTTGGTACCCACTTCGGTGGCAGCCTGTTCGCGATGACCGATCCGTTCTGGATGCTCGGCCTGCTGCACATCCTCGGCCGCGACTACTACGTGTGGGACCGCGCAGGCGCCATCGACTTCCTCAAGCCCGGCCGCGGCACCGTACGCACATCATTCCGCATCGACGACGCGTTGCTGGACGAACTGCGCGCGGAAGCCGCCAGCGGCGACAAGGTGCTGCGCTGGTTCAGCAACGACGTGGTCGATGAAAGCGGCGAGGTGGTCGCACAGGTCCGCAAGCAGGTGTACCTGCGCCTGAAGCCGCACGCGCGCTGA
- a CDS encoding serine hydrolase domain-containing protein, translating into MRPAVALFTAVLGLLPLASSAAPELTPPDAGIDGLMQAYDGQVPGAAVLVLHDGQPVFRRGYGLAVVEDGTAVTPASNFRLASVSKQFTAAAVLLLVEDGRLGLDQPARRWLPELPQAAAAITLRQLLSHTSGLLDYEDLMAPADTRQVHDADVLALLSRQDRLNFAPGTQYRYSNSSYALLALIVGRASGKDYATFLQERIFRPLGMAHTVAHQDGVDTVATRAYGYSRIDGRWQRTDQSTTSAVLGDGGIYSSLDDLARWDAALYDDRLLSKASRRAMFSPATATSEPDVPHYGFGWRLNGPVQWHSGESIGFRNVIVRHPEKHLTVIVLTNRNDPEPYPLALKIAQRWLDTLQ; encoded by the coding sequence ATGCGCCCTGCCGTCGCCCTGTTCACCGCCGTGCTGGGCCTGCTGCCACTGGCGAGTTCCGCCGCACCAGAGCTGACCCCACCGGATGCCGGCATCGACGGCCTGATGCAGGCCTACGATGGGCAGGTTCCTGGCGCCGCGGTGCTGGTACTGCACGACGGGCAACCGGTGTTCCGTCGCGGCTATGGCCTGGCGGTGGTGGAAGACGGTACTGCCGTGACCCCCGCCAGCAACTTCCGGCTGGCCTCGGTCAGCAAGCAGTTCACCGCTGCGGCGGTGCTGCTGCTGGTGGAGGACGGCCGGCTTGGGCTGGACCAGCCGGCGCGGCGCTGGCTTCCGGAACTGCCGCAGGCCGCAGCGGCCATTACCCTCCGCCAACTGCTGTCGCACACCAGCGGCCTGCTCGACTACGAAGACCTGATGGCCCCGGCGGACACACGGCAGGTGCACGATGCCGATGTACTGGCCCTGCTGTCGCGCCAAGACCGGCTGAACTTCGCACCGGGCACGCAGTACCGCTACAGCAACAGCAGCTACGCGCTGCTGGCACTGATCGTCGGCCGCGCGTCCGGAAAGGATTACGCGACCTTCCTGCAGGAGCGCATCTTCCGCCCGCTGGGCATGGCGCATACCGTGGCCCACCAGGACGGCGTGGACACGGTCGCCACACGCGCCTATGGCTACAGCCGGATCGATGGCCGCTGGCAGCGCACCGACCAGAGCACCACAAGCGCCGTGCTAGGCGACGGCGGCATCTATTCCTCGCTGGACGACCTCGCCCGCTGGGACGCCGCGCTGTATGACGATCGCCTGCTGTCGAAGGCTTCGCGCCGCGCGATGTTCAGCCCGGCCACGGCCACATCGGAACCGGACGTGCCGCATTACGGTTTCGGCTGGCGCCTGAACGGCCCGGTGCAATGGCACAGCGGCGAGAGCATCGGCTTCCGCAACGTGATCGTGCGCCACCCGGAAAAGCACCTGACCGTGATCGTGCTGACCAACCGCAACGACCCAGAACCCTATCCGCTGGCACTGAAGATCGCCCAGCGTTGGCTGGACACCCTGCAATGA
- a CDS encoding DUF885 domain-containing protein: MPYSPRVLAAAIAALFLFSAVPSAEAAKKKASRPAAAQTRQAAKPKARPARATAPARGSSARRAAPRPVAPARAVPKQVQLERLYDEYWDASMRLNPLQATFQGEPRYNDQLPNILSAAWRQQSHDFTTQWLGKVEKLGSDGLQGQDLLSYEIFVRDARASLAAERYPSWMMPISQYYNIGSIMAILGSGAGAQPFNTVQDYDTWSRRSLGIPELFDQAIDNMRQGMKAGVVQPRDLMEKVLPQLDAVIKPTAEESIFWSPIRTMPNTIAAEDKARISAEYKRMIELRIMPAYRALRGFIATEYLPATRASSGMGALPDGQAWYANLIVQTTASDQTAAQLHALGEQRVEELQAQIATVMKDAKLRGTPTKLLRSMRNDRQFQYSDANALISRYRQVQQQVNARLPQVLDTLPKSALEVRAVEPERALTAAAAAYQPSPAGQPGVLYINTRDLPSRKRWSVPVQYLHEAIPGHHVQLGLQQELAKLPRFRRLGGDLAFVEGWGLYAETLGEDLGVYTDAYDRIGYLYSRLLRAARVVADTGVNAQGWSKQQAVAYLQKTVDMSSDDANAEVERIMAQPGQALSNVAGLTTIVALRDKAKARQGAAFDLRRFHAELLKDGSMPLDVLDRKMERWMAQPASAAPTPSP, translated from the coding sequence ATGCCGTATTCCCCCCGCGTCCTGGCCGCTGCCATTGCCGCGTTGTTCCTGTTCAGTGCCGTGCCGTCGGCCGAAGCAGCGAAGAAGAAGGCCAGCCGCCCTGCCGCTGCGCAGACCCGCCAGGCCGCCAAGCCCAAGGCCAGGCCCGCCCGTGCCACCGCACCGGCCCGTGGCAGTTCGGCGCGCCGCGCTGCGCCGCGTCCGGTCGCACCGGCCCGTGCCGTGCCCAAGCAGGTACAGCTGGAGCGCCTGTACGACGAATACTGGGATGCCTCGATGCGGTTGAACCCGCTGCAGGCCACGTTCCAGGGCGAACCGCGCTACAACGACCAGCTGCCCAACATCCTGTCCGCCGCCTGGCGCCAGCAGTCACACGACTTCACCACGCAGTGGCTGGGCAAAGTCGAAAAACTTGGCAGCGACGGCCTGCAGGGCCAGGACCTGCTCAGCTACGAGATCTTCGTACGTGACGCGCGCGCCTCGCTGGCTGCCGAGCGTTACCCAAGCTGGATGATGCCGATCAGCCAGTACTACAACATCGGCAGCATCATGGCGATCCTCGGCTCCGGCGCCGGCGCGCAGCCGTTCAACACCGTGCAGGACTACGACACCTGGTCGCGCCGCTCGCTCGGCATTCCCGAACTGTTCGACCAGGCCATCGACAACATGCGCCAGGGCATGAAGGCCGGCGTGGTGCAGCCGCGCGACCTGATGGAAAAGGTGCTGCCGCAGCTGGATGCGGTGATCAAGCCGACCGCTGAAGAGAGCATCTTCTGGTCGCCGATCCGCACCATGCCGAACACGATTGCGGCCGAGGACAAGGCGCGCATCAGCGCAGAATACAAGCGCATGATCGAGCTGCGGATCATGCCCGCCTACCGCGCCCTGCGCGGCTTCATCGCCACCGAGTACCTGCCGGCCACGCGCGCCAGCAGCGGCATGGGCGCGCTGCCCGACGGCCAGGCCTGGTACGCCAACCTGATCGTGCAGACCACCGCCAGCGACCAGACCGCCGCGCAGCTGCACGCGCTGGGCGAGCAGCGCGTGGAGGAACTGCAGGCACAGATCGCCACGGTGATGAAGGACGCCAAGCTGCGTGGCACGCCGACCAAGCTGCTGCGCAGCATGCGCAACGATCGCCAGTTCCAGTACAGCGATGCCAATGCACTGATCAGCCGCTACCGCCAGGTGCAGCAGCAGGTCAACGCGCGCCTGCCGCAGGTACTCGATACGTTGCCGAAGTCCGCACTGGAAGTGCGCGCGGTGGAACCGGAACGTGCGCTCACCGCCGCCGCTGCCGCCTACCAGCCGTCGCCGGCCGGGCAGCCTGGCGTGCTGTACATCAACACCCGCGACCTGCCCAGCCGCAAGCGCTGGAGCGTGCCGGTGCAGTACCTGCATGAAGCGATTCCCGGCCATCACGTGCAACTGGGCCTGCAGCAGGAACTGGCCAAGCTGCCGCGCTTCCGTCGCCTCGGTGGCGATCTGGCGTTCGTCGAAGGCTGGGGCCTGTACGCGGAAACGCTGGGTGAAGACCTTGGCGTCTACACCGATGCCTACGACCGTATCGGCTACCTGTACTCACGCCTGCTGCGCGCCGCACGCGTCGTCGCCGACACCGGCGTCAATGCACAGGGCTGGAGCAAGCAGCAGGCCGTGGCCTACCTGCAGAAGACGGTGGACATGAGCAGCGATGATGCCAACGCCGAAGTCGAACGGATCATGGCCCAGCCCGGCCAGGCACTGTCGAACGTCGCCGGCCTGACCACCATCGTTGCCCTGCGCGACAAGGCCAAGGCACGCCAGGGGGCAGCCTTCGATCTGCGCCGGTTCCATGCAGAACTGCTGAAGGACGGCTCGATGCCGCTGGATGTGCTGGACCGCAAGATGGAGCGCTGGATGGCGCAGCCGGCCAGCGCTGCGCCCACGCCTTCACCCTGA
- a CDS encoding queuosine precursor transporter, producing the protein MTAAPIERPLQDRAVLLFIVLAAFFCGNAVLAELIGVKIFALEDTLGIDPLNWNLFGQTGSLSFTAGTLLWPVVFIMTDTINEFFGKRGVRFISWLAVVLIGYGFLFAFAAISLAPASWWVTSMEGHGVPDYQAAFAAVFGQGMWTIAGSLVAFLLGQLIDVAVFHRIRQATGERHVWLRATGSTAVSQVVDSLVVIWIAFVLGPQHWPTSLFLAVASVNYVYKMGFAIALIPLLYLMRRAITRYLGADRAAALRAAAAAD; encoded by the coding sequence ATGACCGCAGCGCCGATCGAGCGCCCGCTGCAGGACCGCGCGGTGCTGCTGTTCATCGTGCTGGCCGCGTTTTTCTGCGGCAATGCGGTGCTGGCCGAGCTGATCGGGGTGAAGATCTTCGCGCTGGAAGATACCCTCGGCATCGATCCGCTGAACTGGAACCTGTTCGGCCAGACCGGCTCGCTCAGCTTCACCGCCGGCACTCTGCTGTGGCCGGTGGTGTTCATCATGACCGACACCATCAACGAGTTCTTCGGCAAGCGCGGCGTGCGCTTCATCTCGTGGCTGGCGGTGGTGCTGATCGGCTACGGTTTCCTGTTCGCTTTCGCCGCCATTTCGCTGGCGCCGGCCAGCTGGTGGGTCACCTCGATGGAGGGCCACGGCGTGCCCGATTACCAGGCCGCGTTCGCAGCCGTGTTCGGCCAGGGCATGTGGACCATTGCCGGTTCGCTGGTGGCATTCCTGCTGGGCCAGCTGATCGACGTGGCGGTGTTCCATCGCATCCGTCAGGCCACCGGGGAACGCCATGTCTGGCTGCGCGCGACCGGTTCCACCGCGGTCTCGCAGGTGGTGGACAGCCTCGTGGTGATCTGGATCGCGTTCGTGCTGGGCCCGCAGCACTGGCCGACCTCGCTGTTCCTTGCGGTCGCCAGCGTCAACTATGTGTACAAGATGGGCTTTGCGATCGCCCTGATTCCGTTGCTGTACCTGATGCGGCGGGCCATCACCCGCTATCTGGGCGCCGATCGCGCGGCGGCATTGCGTGCCGCCGCCGCGGCTGACTGA
- the rnfB gene encoding Rnf electron transport complex subunit RnfB, producing MSLIPPLTERLDRLLPQTQCGQCGYDGCRPYAQAMARGEAGVDRCPPGGDAGARALAQVLGVPAIPFDRSRGQHKAAQVALIVEADCIGCTKCIQACPVDAIVGGARYMHTVIADLCTGCELCIPPCPVDCIELVRL from the coding sequence ATGAGCCTGATCCCGCCCCTGACCGAACGCCTCGACCGCCTGCTGCCGCAGACCCAATGCGGGCAATGCGGCTACGACGGCTGCCGCCCGTACGCACAGGCGATGGCGCGTGGCGAAGCAGGCGTGGACCGCTGCCCACCGGGTGGCGATGCCGGTGCACGGGCGCTGGCGCAGGTGCTGGGCGTCCCGGCGATTCCGTTCGATCGTTCGCGCGGCCAACACAAGGCGGCCCAGGTGGCGTTGATCGTGGAAGCCGACTGCATCGGCTGCACCAAGTGCATCCAGGCCTGCCCGGTGGATGCCATCGTCGGCGGCGCCAGGTACATGCACACGGTCATTGCCGATCTGTGCACCGGCTGCGAGCTGTGCATTCCACCATGCCCGGTGGATTGCATCGAGCTGGTGCGCCTGTAA